A genomic region of Laribacter hongkongensis DSM 14985 contains the following coding sequences:
- a CDS encoding GHMP family kinase ATP-binding protein: MQIDKFLIAENATLREALSHIELNHHGIVMAVDMFGRVTGLATDGDIRRELLNGRTLDDRISTCINAEFFFEDPATPREALLKKLDHRIRVIPLLDADRRLVGVVSRDHLPVRAEEAVFARARSPVRISFGGGGSDLTHFFSGQDGAVINTTISLYSHATLRIRDDEKITIHSLDLKDTLHADSLKHALEKDDRFGLIKALLWTVQPDFGFDLYLHSDFPMNSGLGGSAVVSAAILGCFNQFRLDQWDLHELAELAFQAERLHLGVAGGWQDQYATVFGGFNFIEFKMEQNIVHPLRIHPDILLELEESLILCDTGTTHDSGGIHEDQRRQMADHSIRRHVNTNVELSYQIRNQLLRGKLLDFGHSLHEAWQFKRQFSSKISTGRLDRIYEEARGHGALGGKLLGAGGGGFFLFYVPPFRKHELIQHLEASKLQVRPFRFEQEGLRAWTVREHRNHMAIESV; encoded by the coding sequence ATGCAAATAGACAAATTCCTGATTGCCGAGAACGCGACGCTGCGGGAAGCGCTGTCCCACATCGAGCTCAACCATCATGGCATTGTCATGGCGGTGGATATGTTCGGGCGCGTCACCGGCCTGGCCACCGATGGGGACATCCGGCGCGAACTGCTGAATGGCCGCACGCTGGATGACCGGATCTCCACCTGTATCAATGCCGAGTTCTTCTTTGAAGATCCCGCGACCCCGCGCGAGGCATTGCTCAAAAAGCTTGACCACCGCATTCGTGTCATTCCCCTGCTTGACGCTGATCGCCGCTTGGTGGGGGTGGTCAGCCGCGATCACTTGCCGGTGCGGGCCGAGGAGGCAGTCTTTGCCCGCGCCAGATCGCCGGTTCGGATCAGCTTCGGCGGCGGCGGCTCGGATCTGACCCATTTCTTTTCCGGCCAGGATGGAGCCGTGATCAACACCACCATCTCGCTCTACAGCCATGCCACCCTGCGCATCCGGGACGACGAGAAAATCACCATTCATTCTCTGGATCTCAAGGATACGCTGCATGCCGATAGCCTCAAGCACGCGCTGGAAAAGGATGACCGTTTCGGATTGATCAAGGCCCTGCTGTGGACCGTGCAGCCGGACTTTGGCTTCGATCTCTACCTGCACTCGGATTTTCCAATGAACTCGGGCCTCGGAGGTTCGGCGGTGGTGTCGGCGGCCATCCTGGGATGCTTCAACCAGTTCAGGCTCGATCAATGGGATCTGCACGAGCTGGCCGAGCTCGCGTTCCAGGCCGAGCGGCTGCATCTGGGCGTGGCAGGGGGCTGGCAGGATCAGTATGCGACTGTTTTCGGTGGCTTCAACTTCATCGAATTCAAGATGGAGCAGAATATTGTCCACCCGCTCCGCATCCACCCCGATATCCTGCTTGAACTCGAGGAAAGCCTGATCCTGTGCGACACCGGCACCACGCACGACTCGGGGGGCATCCACGAGGATCAACGGCGTCAGATGGCGGACCATTCCATTCGCCGGCATGTCAACACCAACGTCGAGCTGTCCTACCAGATCCGCAATCAATTGCTGCGTGGCAAGCTGCTTGATTTCGGGCATTCCCTGCATGAAGCCTGGCAGTTCAAGCGCCAGTTCAGCAGCAAGATTTCCACCGGCCGCCTCGATCGGATCTACGAGGAAGCCCGGGGCCACGGCGCCCTCGGCGGCAAACTGCTTGGCGCGGGCGGGGGAGGATTCTTCCTCTTCTATGTGCCGCCATTCAGGAAACACGAATTGATCCAGCACCTGGAAGCGTCGAAGCTGCAGGTGCGCCCCTTCCGCTTCGAGCAGGAAGGCTTGCGCGCGTGGACCGTGCGCGAGCACAGAAATCACATGGCAATCGAGAGCGTATGA
- a CDS encoding sugar phosphate nucleotidyltransferase, with translation MKLLVLAGGFGTRLQSMLPGIPKALAPVGEVPFLELQLENWVAQGVRSFVFLLHHQADQITGFLGTVKNGLLKDCEVMSLVEPAPMDTGGAVAYAVRELGLNGDFLVTNADTWLGSGIRELTASRAPAIAVIRLDDSSRYGQVQFDDSHRVAAFTEKNAMGAPGWINAGLCRLRAGIFDNWDGSKFSLERQTFPELVQRGELRAVAIEPDFIDIGIPEDYQRFCRWIEAGRKGTLCK, from the coding sequence TTGAAGTTACTTGTTCTGGCTGGAGGCTTTGGCACCCGTCTGCAATCCATGCTCCCGGGTATACCCAAGGCCTTGGCTCCGGTAGGAGAAGTGCCCTTTCTCGAGCTGCAGCTTGAAAACTGGGTTGCCCAAGGAGTCCGTTCTTTCGTATTTCTCCTGCACCACCAAGCCGATCAAATCACGGGCTTTCTGGGCACGGTCAAGAACGGGCTGCTCAAGGATTGTGAGGTCATGAGCTTGGTCGAACCCGCGCCGATGGACACCGGAGGGGCCGTTGCGTATGCGGTTCGGGAACTGGGCCTCAATGGCGACTTTCTCGTCACCAATGCCGATACTTGGCTCGGCTCGGGCATTCGGGAGCTGACCGCGTCGCGTGCGCCTGCGATAGCGGTGATCCGGCTGGATGATTCCAGCCGCTATGGACAGGTGCAATTCGACGACAGCCACCGGGTCGCAGCGTTCACAGAGAAGAATGCCATGGGCGCGCCAGGCTGGATCAATGCAGGGCTTTGCCGATTGCGCGCCGGCATATTCGATAATTGGGACGGGTCCAAGTTTTCCCTGGAGAGACAGACATTTCCGGAATTGGTCCAGCGTGGTGAATTGCGGGCCGTCGCCATCGAACCTGATTTCATCGACATTGGCATCCCCGAAGACTATCAGCGATTCTGTCGCTGGATCGAAGCAGGCCGCAAGGGCACGTTATGCAAATAG
- a CDS encoding D-glycero-alpha-D-manno-heptose-1,7-bisphosphate 7-phosphatase, whose translation MPTLLKSPASWMGSLVGTMQAALFLDRDGVINVDHGYVHRHEEFHFMDGIFDVVRAARTHGYRVVVVTNQAGIGRGYYSEKQFRVLTDWMCIRFSEERAPIDRVYFSPYHPTAGLGEYKQDHISRKPRPGMLFQAQRELGIDLAASILIGDKLSDIEAGIAAGVGRNLLLQAEGRDALPSAGYVQIRMLCEALSFLADPGLWRS comes from the coding sequence ATGCCGACATTGTTGAAAAGCCCGGCCAGTTGGATGGGTAGCTTGGTAGGTACGATGCAAGCGGCCCTGTTCCTTGACCGTGATGGCGTGATCAATGTCGACCACGGCTATGTGCACCGCCATGAGGAGTTTCATTTCATGGACGGCATTTTCGATGTCGTTCGGGCGGCCCGTACGCACGGTTATCGCGTCGTGGTCGTCACCAATCAGGCGGGCATCGGTCGTGGCTACTACAGCGAAAAGCAGTTCCGTGTACTTACGGACTGGATGTGCATTCGCTTCAGTGAGGAACGAGCTCCTATCGACCGAGTGTATTTTTCCCCCTACCATCCGACTGCCGGGCTGGGAGAATACAAGCAGGACCATATATCCCGTAAGCCGCGGCCAGGCATGCTCTTCCAGGCCCAGCGCGAACTTGGGATCGACTTGGCCGCCTCGATTCTGATTGGCGACAAGCTCAGCGACATAGAGGCAGGTATCGCTGCCGGGGTTGGCAGGAATCTCTTGTTGCAGGCAGAGGGTAGGGATGCCCTTCCCTCTGCCGGATATGTGCAGATCAGAATGTTGTGCGAGGCTCTGTCGTTCCTCGCTGATCCCGGATTATGGAGATCCTGA